From the genome of Impatiens glandulifera chromosome 9, dImpGla2.1, whole genome shotgun sequence, one region includes:
- the LOC124914152 gene encoding lysosomal Pro-X carboxypeptidase-like has translation MASKASSSIQHVFFFLFLVVSSLSSLSAKSFPNNLTPRFPGRSSRSHRLQSPVNKYLYETHYFEQQLDHFSFSNLPTFRQRYLISTQHWLGPNRMGPIFFYCGNEGDIEWFADNTGFVWELAPRFGAMVVFPEHRYYGESFPYGSIEEAYKNATTLSYLTTEQALADFAILITDLKRNLSAEASPVVLFGGSYGGMLAAWMRLKYPHLAIGALASSAPVLQFEDIVPPETFYNIVSNGFRQESSSCFKTIKESWDVIESESEKNDGLLKLTKTFHMCQKLETVEDLFNWLESAYSYLAMVNYPYPSSFMTPLPGNPIKELCRRIDNNADGTTILERIYEGVNMYYNYTGEVDCFMLDDDPHGLDGWDWQACTEMVMPMSSSLDISMFPTYDYNYTSYQEYCSDSFNVKSRPTWITTEFGGHDFKTALKYFGTNIIFSNGLLDPWSGGSVLEDISESIVALVTEKGAHHLDLRPATDEDPDWLVEQRETEIKLIKGWLDSYNQEKKAHFSS, from the exons ATGGCGAGCAAAGCATCTTCATCGATTCAGCatgtcttcttctttctcttcctcgtcGTTTCCTCTCTTTCCTCACTATCTGCCAAGTCCTTCCCCAACAATCTAACTCCACGTTTCCCAGGCCGATCTTCACGCTCTCATAGACTCCAATCGCCGGTAAATAAGTACCTCTACGAGACTCATTACTTCGAGCAGCAACTAGATCACTTCAGCTTCTCCAACCTCCCAACTTTCCGGCAACGGTATCTCATTAGCACCCAACACTGGCTAGGTCCCAATCGAATGGGGCCTATCTTCTTCTATTGCGGCAACGAAGGCGATATCGAGTGGTTCGCCGATAATACGGGCTTTGTTTGGGAATTAGCCCCTCGATTCGGTGCCATGGTCGTCTTTCCTGAA CATCGATATTATGGAGAGTCCTTTCCTTATGGTAGTATAGAGGAGGCATATAAAAATGCAACTACATTATCATACCTTACGACTGAGCAAGCACTTGCAGATTTCGCAATACTCATTACTGATCTGAAACGTAATTTGTCAGCCGAGGCTAGCCCTGTGGTGCTATTTGGTGGATCATATGGAGGAA TGTTGGCTGCTTGGATGAGATTGAAATACCCTCATCTTGCAATAGGTGCCTTAGCATCTTCAGCTCCAGTTCTTCAATTTGAGGATATTGTCCCACCAGAAACATTTTACAATATCGTTTCCAACGGTTTTAGG CAAGAGAGTTCAAGCTGCTTCAAGACCATTAAGGAGTCTTGGGATGTAATTGAGTCAGAGAGTGAGAAAAATGATGGCCTGTTAAAACTTACCAAGACATTCCACATGTGTCA GAAATTAGAAACTGTGGAAGATCTCTTCAACTGGTTGGAATCGGCCTATAGTTATTTGGCTATGGTTAACTATCCATATCCTTCCAGTTTTATGACGCCTTTGCCTGGAAACCCAATAAAAGAG TTATGCAGAAGAATTGACAATAATGCTGATGGAACAACTATTTTGGAACGTATATATGAAGGGGTAAACATGTACTATAATTACACGGGAGAGGTTGATTGTTTTATGTTGGACGATGATCCTCATGGTTTGGATGGCTGGGATTGGCAG GCTTGCACTGAGATGGTGATGCCAATGTCTAGTAGCCTAGACATCAGCATGTTTCCAACATATGATTATAACTACACCTCTTACCAAGAGTATTGCTCTGATTCTTTCAATGTCAAATCTAGGCCTACTTGGATAACTACAGAATTTGGAGGACAT GATTTCAAAACTGCATTGAAATACTTTGGAACTAACATCATTTTCTCAAATGGCTTACTGGATCCTTGGAGTGGGGGCAG TGTTTTGGAGGATATATCGGAAAGTATTGTCGCTTTGGTCACAGAAAAAG GTGCCCATCATTTGGATTTGAGACCTGCAACTGACGAGGATCCTGACTGGTTGGTAGAGCAGAGGGAAACCGAGATAAAGTTGATTAAAGGGTGGTTAGATTCTTATAACCAGGAAAAGAAGGCACATTTCAGCTCTTAG
- the LOC124914383 gene encoding lysosomal Pro-X carboxypeptidase-like, whose product MASKASSSIQHVFFFLFLVVSSLSSLSAKSFSNNLTPRFPGRSSRSHRFQSPVNKYLYETHYFEQQLDHFSFSNLPTFRQRYLISTQHWLGPNRMGPIFFYCGNEGDIEWFADNTGFVWELAPRFGAMVVFPEHRYYGESFPYGSIEEAYKNATTLSYLTTEQALADFAILITDLKRNLSAEASPVVLFGGSYGGMLAAWMRLKYPHLAIGALASSAPVLQFEDIVPPETFYNIVSNGFRQESSSCFKTIKESWDVIESESEKNDGLLKLTKTFHMCQKLETVEDLFNWLESAYSYLAMVNYPYPSSFMTPLPGNPIKELCRRIDNNADGTTILERIYEGVNMYYNYTGEVDCFMLDDDPHGLDGWDWQACTEMVMPMSSSLDISMFPTYDYNYTSYQEYCSDSFNVKSRPTWITTEFGGHDFKTALKYFGTNIIFSNGLLDPWSGGSVLEDISESIVALVTEKGAHHLDLRPATDEDPDWLVEQRETEIKLIKGWLDSYNQEKKAHFSS is encoded by the exons ATGGCGAGCAAAGCATCTTCATCGATTCAGCatgtcttcttctttctcttcctcgtcGTTTCCTCTCTTTCCTCACTATCTGCCAAGTCCTTCTCCAACAATCTAACTCCACGTTTCCCAGGCCGATCTTCACGCTCTCATAGATTCCAATCGCCGGTAAATAAGTACCTCTACGAGACTCATTACTTCGAGCAGCAACTAGATCACTTCAGCTTCTCCAACCTCCCAACTTTCCGGCAACGGTATCTCATTAGCACCCAACACTGGCTAGGTCCCAATCGAATGGGGCCTATCTTCTTCTATTGCGGCAACGAAGGCGATATCGAATGGTTCGCCGATAATACGGGCTTTGTTTGGGAATTAGCCCCTCGATTCGGTGCCATGGTCGTCTTTCCTGAA CATCGATATTATGGAGAGTCCTTTCCTTATGGTAGTATAGAGGAGGCATATAAAAATGCAACTACATTATCATACCTTACGACTGAGCAAGCACTTGCAGATTTCGCAATACTCATTACTGATCTGAAACGTAATTTGTCAGCCGAGGCTAGCCCTGTGGTGCTATTTGGTGGATCATATGGAGGAA TGTTGGCTGCTTGGATGAGATTGAAATACCCTCATCTTGCAATAGGTGCCTTAGCATCTTCAGCTCCAGTTCTTCAATTTGAGGATATTGTCCCACCAGAAACATTTTACAATATCGTTTCCAACGGTTTTAGG CAAGAGAGTTCAAGCTGCTTCAAGACCATTAAGGAGTCTTGGGATGTAATTGAGTCAGAGAGTGAGAAAAATGATGGCCTGTTAAAACTTACCAAGACATTCCACATGTGTCA GAAATTAGAAACTGTGGAAGATCTCTTCAACTGGTTGGAATCGGCCTATAGTTATTTGGCTATGGTTAACTATCCATATCCTTCCAGTTTTATGACGCCTTTGCCTGGAAACCCAATAAAAGAG TTATGCAGAAGAATTGACAATAATGCTGATGGAACAACTATTTTGGAACGTATATATGAAGGGGTAAACATGTACTATAATTACACGGGAGAGGTTGATTGTTTTATGTTGGACGATGATCCTCATGGTTTGGATGGCTGGGATTGGCAG GCTTGCACTGAGATGGTGATGCCAATGTCTAGTAGCCTAGACATCAGCATGTTTCCAACATATGATTATAACTACACCTCTTACCAAGAGTATTGCTCTGATTCTTTCAATGTCAAATCTAGGCCTACTTGGATAACTACAGAATTTGGAGGACAT GATTTCAAAACTGCATTGAAATACTTTGGAACTAACATCATTTTCTCAAATGGCTTACTGGATCCTTGGAGTGGGGGCAG TGTTTTGGAGGATATATCGGAAAGTATTGTCGCTTTGGTCACAGAAAAAG GTGCCCATCATTTGGATTTGAGACCTGCAACTGACGAGGATCCTGACTGGTTGGTAGAGCAGAGGGAAACCGAGATAAAGTTGATTAAAGGGTGGTTAGATTCTTATAACCAGGAAAAGAAGGCACATTTCAGCTCTTAG